TATTTTAATGACTTGTTTGGCGGACTTGATCCGGAGTACCGTGCGCATTTGGCGGGCTGTGTGGCTGACCTCGCAAAACGTCCAGGATTGAAAGTCGTGGTGCGCCTTGCTCGCGAAGATGAGCTGCTCCCGGAAATTCCGGCGTTTGTTTATGCGGACAAGACGTTCACGCAGTATGCTGGAGAACTCCCGAAAGCTGCTGCAACTCCGAAGTTCAAAAAAGCTGAACTCAAGGATTACGAGATTGTGGATCTTCGTGGTGCGAAGGGAGATTCCCGTTGGAGTTTATCCCGGACTCCGTTCCAGGACGGGAATGACAATAGTGGTGTCATCCTGAGCGATGCACCGCAAGGTGCGCAGTCGAAGGATCCAGTGAATTCTAGTGCCGAGATTCTTTTTGATCTTAAGCACGTGAATGTTCGCTTTGGCGATACGGATGTGCTGAAGAATTTGAACTGGACGGTTCGCAAGGGTGAACATTGGGCCGTGATGGGCGAGAACGGTGCTGGCAAGAGCACGCTCCTCGGCATGCTTACCGCTGACCATCCGCAGATTTACAACAACGACATTACGCTCCTAGGTGAACGTCCGGGGCATGGCCTCAACATTTGGGACCACAAGGCAAAACTCGGATTCTTCTCGCCGGAAATGGCTCTCCAGTACCGCGAAGATTTGAACCTTCTGGATGTGCTTTGCACAGGATTTACACCGAACCTCTGCCGCGCTGAAAACATCACATGGGAAGAAAAGGCAAAGGCTCGCGAATGGCTTAACTATTTGGGCTTTGAAGATACATCGATTTCTATCCGTAAGATTTCGCCGATTGACAAGCGCCTGGTGTTGATGGCCCGTGCCGCGATCCGCCCGCCGAAAGTCC
Above is a window of Fibrobacter sp. UWB16 DNA encoding:
- a CDS encoding ATP-binding cassette domain-containing protein — encoded protein: MEFKRFEALIEMFPQVQIFSTEGEDLDRVITHFLNQRENVSTMSEAMQRKIQQALAPFFQQRFISLHDAEAPLVRNLLLDKKFFLQTDRYIDDMAWPLTDPDKLGEALNIADLAEGILDRKLLSLSNGELRRVLLARMWMEKPEWVYFNDLFGGLDPEYRAHLAGCVADLAKRPGLKVVVRLAREDELLPEIPAFVYADKTFTQYAGELPKAAATPKFKKAELKDYEIVDLRGAKGDSRWSLSRTPFQDGNDNSGVILSDAPQGAQSKDPVNSSAEILFDLKHVNVRFGDTDVLKNLNWTVRKGEHWAVMGENGAGKSTLLGMLTADHPQIYNNDITLLGERPGHGLNIWDHKAKLGFFSPEMALQYREDLNLLDVLCTGFTPNLCRAENITWEEKAKAREWLNYLGFEDTSISIRKISPIDKRLVLMARAAIRPPKVLLLDEPTQGLKGEYREKLFHLLQLLSTETTIIMVSHYEEEWPPCMTHLLRMPKFSLN